Part of the Catalinimonas alkaloidigena genome is shown below.
GCGGTTGCATATAGGGGTTGAGCTTGGATTTAATATCACCGGGCAGGTAGCCTATGTCTTTATTACTAAGCGGCACGATGGGGCGTGCCAGGTAAATTTGTTTGTACTCCCGACGCTGCTCCAGCGCACCGGCCAGGGCAAGTAGTGTTTTTCCGGTACCGGCCACGCCTTGGATAGAGACAAGCCTGACCTCTGGATTGAGGATAGCATGCAGCGCAAATGCCTGCTCAGCATTCTTGGGCCTGATGCCATAAGCCTGCTTTTTTTCTACCTTCTCAATACGTTGCAGTATCGGGTTGTAATAACATAAGGCAGAGTTTTTACTACTCTTAAGGATATAATAGCCATTAGCGCTTACCTGTTTGGGGTTCATGAAGTCTTCTACCTCAGCAAAGCCCTCCTTATACAAATCAGTGATCTTATCGCCGTTAACACGTTCAAACACGGTCTTACCACTATAAAGGTCAGCAACATGCTTTACTTTGCCAGTCTCGTAATCCTCGGCAGTCAGGTTAAGAGATTTAGCTTTTAAGCGAAGGTTAATGTCTTTGGTGACTAAAACGATCTTATGCTCAGGATACTCTTCTTTAAGTGAGAGTGCGGCATTGAGAATTTTATGATCGGGCTTTTTTTCATCAAAAATTTTCTCTGCGTCTACTTCACTTTCAGGACTCATTATTACTCTAAAAGAGCCTTTAGCCTTTCCATTTAGCGGAATCCACTCGCGGAGGGTATGGTCCTTGGATAGATCATCCAGCATACGGATAAACTCCCTCGCCTCAAAGTTACGTGTATCGCTGCCCTTCTTGAACTGGTCCAGTTCTTCCAGGACAGTGATGGGTATGCCTACATCATGCTCATCAAAGTGCATGATAGCATCATGAGCA
Proteins encoded:
- a CDS encoding PhoH family protein, with product MHFDEHDVGIPITVLEELDQFKKGSDTRNFEAREFIRMLDDLSKDHTLREWIPLNGKAKGSFRVIMSPESEVDAEKIFDEKKPDHKILNAALSLKEEYPEHKIVLVTKDINLRLKAKSLNLTAEDYETGKVKHVADLYSGKTVFERVNGDKITDLYKEGFAEVEDFMNPKQVSANGYYILKSSKNSALCYYNPILQRIEKVEKKQAYGIRPKNAEQAFALHAILNPEVRLVSIQGVAGTGKTLLALAGALEQRREYKQIYLARPIVPLSNKDIGYLPGDIKSKLNPYMQPLWDNLKFIQNQFHENDKDHTRITEMLNTEKLVITPLAYIRGRSLSNIFFIVDEAQNLTPHEVKTIITRAGENTKILFTGDIYQIDTPYLDSQSNGLSYLIDKIKSHPLYAHITLEKGERSELANLANELL